TCTTGAACGGATTGTTAGGAACAATTTTGGGATATTATGCCTTCCCGGCAATTCTCATCGGTTTGTTTTTTCAGGCGGTGATGTTTCAGCACGGGGGTTTATCAACGCTGGGGGTGAACGCCACGATGTTTGGAATACCAGCAATTCTGGCTTATCACCTGTTCCAGTTACGCCATATTGTTGGTAGAGATAATCGCGTGTGGACGGGCATTTTTGCTTTCCTTGCCGGTGCTGGGGGGTTGGGGATGGCAGTTGTAATATTTTTTGCTCTTATCATTACAAATATTCCCGCGAATATTGATGTTGAGGCTGAGCGGACAGTTG
This window of the Chroococcidiopsis sp. CCMEE 29 genome carries:
- the cbiM gene encoding cobalt transporter CbiM; amino-acid sequence: MHIPDGILPGSIAIAGYAAAGGVTWYSLRQIKRDRHPQENIPKASLLTAAFFVASWIHIPVPPTSVHLVLNGLLGTILGYYAFPAILIGLFFQAVMFQHGGLSTLGVNATMFGIPAILAYHLFQLRHIVGRDNRVWTGIFAFLAGAGGLGMAVVIFFALIITNIPANIDVEAERTVVYGLVLAHIPLMAIEGAFTAAVALFLKQVKPELLGSR